One region of Trinickia violacea genomic DNA includes:
- the greA gene encoding transcription elongation factor GreA encodes MSTIPLTKRGADQLRDELQRLKSVERPSVINSIAEARAQGDLSENAEYDAAKEKQGFIEGRIAEIESKLAAAQVIDPSALDAEGRVVFAATVELEDLDSGNSVTYQIVGDDEADLEHGLISISSPIARALIGKFEGDVASVQAPSGVREYEIIAVRYV; translated from the coding sequence ATGAGCACGATTCCATTGACGAAGCGTGGCGCCGACCAACTGCGCGACGAACTGCAACGACTCAAATCGGTCGAGCGCCCGTCCGTCATCAATTCCATCGCCGAAGCGCGCGCGCAAGGCGACTTGTCGGAAAACGCCGAGTACGACGCCGCGAAAGAAAAGCAGGGTTTCATCGAAGGCCGCATCGCGGAGATCGAATCGAAGCTGGCCGCGGCGCAAGTGATCGACCCGTCCGCGCTCGATGCGGAAGGCCGTGTCGTGTTTGCGGCGACCGTCGAACTCGAGGATCTCGATTCGGGCAACTCCGTGACTTATCAAATCGTCGGCGACGATGAAGCCGATCTCGAACATGGCCTGATCTCGATCAGCTCGCCGATCGCGCGTGCGCTGATCGGCAAGTTCGAAGGCGACGTCGCTTCGGTGCAGGCGCCGAGCGGCGTGCGCGAGTACGAAATCATCGCGGTCCGCTACGTCTAA